In Nostoc sphaeroides, the genomic window AAAATAGTTATTGTACCATTGATGAAAACTCTGAAATAGATAAGTGTGTGGTTTCTTCTTGCCCAAAACGCTATCAGCAAATGAAGAGGGACTAATTACTGGGTCAACAATAGCTGCGATCTCCCAAAAATATCCATCTTTAGCATATTTAGTTCCAATATAATTTTTACCATAACGTCCATAACCAACAATTGTTGTTTGAAAATTTGAAGCTTGATCATAAAAATGAGGCTGACTTTCGGGAGTTTCGATGAAAACCGAGTTAGGCAATAATTTCAATGGCTCTTTCATATTCCTCTGTGATTAGTTATTTAGTTTGACAATAAATAACAGAACGTTTTCAATAATGGAGATCAAAAAAAATTCTTTATTTAAACCCCTAGCTTTAGACATGGGGTATTCTGCTGAATATATTCTGATTTTTCATTCCCTCTCATTCAGCTTATGTGCAATAAAGAAGAAAATTGTAAAGTAGGGATTAAATGTATGTTTTATTGCATGAACTAGACAACAATCTTTGACTTAAATTGTGCCAGTATATTATAAAGATTGATGCTGAAAATTAAAGTTGATGAGATTATCTGGATTAATGGGAGCATGACTTTTAAAGCAATTTGACTTGCTGGGCAGTTAAACCAAGTATTTATGAATATTTTAGTAAATGCGATCGATGCTTTAGAAGATTCATCAGTTACATCTCGGTGGACAACAAAAAAACGACTAAAAACGGATAATCCCCGAATTTATATTCGCACCAAATTACTAACACCAAATCAAGTCACAATTGGCATTGCCGACAACGGACTCGGAATACCAGAAAATGTTAAAAAGCAACTATTTAATCCCTTTTTTACGACCAAGACCGTTGGAAAAGGTACGGGTATGGGGCTGGCTATTAGTCACCAAATTATCACAGAAAGACATGGCGGCTCTTTAGAATGCATTTCGCAACCAGGAGTTGGTGCTGAGTTTATCATTCGCATTCCCCTAATTCAACAACGTCAAATTTCTAACCCCTGATATTAACTCTTAAACTTGGCAGTGGATATGATTGATGCTGCTTAAAATTGGCAAACTCACAGATGGAGTTAAATGGACAAAAGCGACAGTGAGAGCCAGGATTTGGGGGGAAAATTTTACTGAAATTAGTAGTTTCTTGCTGATATTTTTGCAAATCGTGCTGGTGCTTGTGGGCAATATTTGCTAACTCAAATTTTAAGTATTCTAATTCACTATTATTGATGCTAATTAACTCAGAGTTTTTACATATTTCTAAATTATAAAATGATGCAACAGCTTCTCGTCCAGGGTAAAGGTAACGAGCAGCTAATAAGTAAACTAATGCCTGTCGTCGGTCAAAAGCCGATTTACCAGTTTTAAAATCTAAAATATGTATTGTGCGATCGCTCTCAATGAAAACGCAGTCCATAGCCGCATATAAGCGAAAGCAATAATCTTCTTGTTCAACTACTATCGGTTTAGGAAAGCCTTCATCACCCGGAGTTAATTGGATAATATCTTTATCCAAAAGCAACGGCGCATCGTGATATTTTTTCAGAATTTGCAGCACGCGTTGCTGGACTTGCTCGCTTGAGTTGCCTAATTTAAGTAGCTGTGCAACTCTTTCTACACCATCGGCTTGCTTCAACAGATACCTGTGATGATGAAACTCATAAATGCCTTTTTGGGCGAGTATGCCAATGCGCTGGGGTGCGGTGGCTTGCCCTAAAAGCGCTTTGACTTGTGGTTCGTGTTGCCGTGCTTTGATAAACCCCCGTCTCATCTGGCAATGC contains:
- a CDS encoding ATP-binding protein, yielding MNILVNAIDALEDSSVTSRWTTKKRLKTDNPRIYIRTKLLTPNQVTIGIADNGLGIPENVKKQLFNPFFTTKTVGKGTGMGLAISHQIITERHGGSLECISQPGVGAEFIIRIPLIQQRQISNP
- a CDS encoding PD-(D/E)XK nuclease family protein, producing the protein MSTPDRPFASYHLWSLVAPATGQERWHCQMRRGFIKARQHEPQVKALLGQATAPQRIGILAQKGIYEFHHHRYLLKQADGVERVAQLLKLGNSSEQVQQRVLQILKKYHDAPLLLDKDIIQLTPGDEGFPKPIVVEQEDYCFRLYAAMDCVFIESDRTIHILDFKTGKSAFDRRQALVYLLAARYLYPGREAVASFYNLEICKNSELISINNSELEYLKFELANIAHKHQHDLQKYQQETTNFSKIFPPNPGSHCRFCPFNSICEFANFKQHQSYPLPSLRVNIRG